The Acidobacteriota bacterium genome has a segment encoding these proteins:
- a CDS encoding N-acetyl-gamma-glutamyl-phosphate reductase translates to MKKIQASIVGGSGYTGGETLRLLLYHPEVEVKQITSERKAGKPVTKAHPNLRKKTSLAFSFLSDLEDCDVLFLCMPHGETMKRIDAFRDKAKRLIDLSADFRLNDAEVYAKWYKHEHEKPALMREFVYGIPELHREEMKDARYVSSAGCNATVAILGLYPLYKAGLADPDRTVVEVKAGSSEGGNEVSESSHHPERSGCVRSFSPTGHRHVAEVLQELPSVRNVHFSATALDMVRGALATCHVFPRKKINEKAVWKIYREAYGGEPFIRIVKDSEGSYRYPEPKLLTGTNMCDIGFKLDPDSNRLVVISAIDNLMKGAGGQAIQAFNIMHGFPETTGLEFPGLHPI, encoded by the coding sequence ATGAAAAAGATCCAGGCCTCCATCGTCGGCGGCTCGGGGTACACGGGGGGAGAGACTCTGCGGCTCCTGCTGTACCACCCGGAGGTCGAGGTCAAGCAAATCACGTCGGAGCGAAAGGCGGGAAAGCCCGTAACCAAGGCGCACCCCAACCTTCGCAAGAAGACATCCCTTGCGTTTTCCTTCCTCTCGGACCTGGAGGATTGCGACGTGCTGTTTCTCTGCATGCCCCACGGCGAGACCATGAAGCGGATCGACGCCTTTCGAGATAAAGCGAAGCGGCTGATCGACCTGTCGGCGGACTTCCGGCTGAACGACGCCGAGGTCTACGCGAAGTGGTACAAGCACGAACACGAGAAACCCGCCCTCATGCGGGAGTTCGTGTACGGGATTCCCGAGCTTCACCGCGAGGAGATGAAAGACGCCCGATACGTGTCGAGCGCCGGCTGCAACGCCACGGTCGCCATCCTGGGACTCTATCCCCTCTACAAGGCCGGCCTCGCCGACCCCGACCGCACGGTGGTCGAGGTCAAGGCCGGATCGAGCGAGGGAGGCAACGAGGTCAGCGAAAGCAGCCACCACCCGGAGCGCAGCGGCTGCGTGCGGTCCTTCTCGCCGACCGGGCACCGCCACGTCGCCGAGGTACTCCAGGAGCTGCCCTCCGTAAGGAACGTTCACTTTTCCGCGACGGCGCTCGATATGGTGCGGGGAGCCCTTGCGACGTGCCACGTGTTCCCGCGGAAGAAGATCAACGAGAAGGCCGTGTGGAAAATCTACCGCGAGGCCTACGGCGGGGAACCGTTCATCCGGATCGTGAAGGACAGCGAGGGCAGCTACCGCTATCCGGAGCCCAAGCTGCTCACGGGAACGAACATGTGCGACATCGGCTTCAAGCTCGATCCCGACTCGAACAGGCTGGTCGTGATCAGCGCGATCGACAACCTCATGAAGGGCGCCGGGGGCCAGGCCATCCAGGCCTTCAACATCATGCACGGTTTCCCCGAAACGACGGGCCTGGAATTCCCCGGCCTGCATCCGATTTAA
- the lysX gene encoding lysine biosynthesis protein LysX gives MKVGFLHSLIRKDEKFLLEEFAKRDGVEVVMIDDRELSFTIGKGAFDLDVVLERCINHSRALHALRLFESSGVKCVNASSVAHVCGDKFLTSTALAEHGVPQPEVRVCFTEASALRTIEEMGYPVVLKPAVGSWGRLISKINDRDAAESILEHKTILGSYHHSVFYIQKFVEKKGRDIRSFVVGDTCVAAVYRTSDHWITNTARGGKTSNCPVTDELGKISVAAAKAVGGGVVAADLFETEEGYLVNEVNYTMEFRNSIDVTGVNIPAHMVDYVLHVGGLR, from the coding sequence ATGAAAGTCGGTTTTTTGCACTCGCTGATCCGGAAAGACGAAAAATTTCTCCTGGAGGAATTCGCCAAGCGCGACGGCGTCGAGGTCGTCATGATCGACGACCGAGAACTGTCGTTCACCATCGGAAAGGGCGCCTTCGACCTGGACGTCGTGCTGGAGCGGTGCATCAACCACTCGCGCGCCCTGCACGCGCTGCGGCTGTTCGAGAGCTCCGGGGTCAAATGCGTGAACGCGTCGTCGGTGGCGCACGTCTGCGGGGACAAGTTTCTGACGTCCACGGCGCTGGCCGAGCACGGCGTTCCCCAGCCCGAGGTGCGGGTATGCTTCACCGAGGCCTCCGCCCTCAGGACCATCGAGGAGATGGGCTACCCCGTGGTGCTGAAGCCGGCGGTCGGGTCGTGGGGCAGGCTCATTTCCAAAATCAACGACCGGGACGCGGCGGAGTCGATCCTCGAGCACAAAACCATTCTCGGCAGCTACCATCACTCCGTTTTCTACATCCAGAAGTTCGTCGAGAAGAAGGGCCGGGACATACGCTCTTTCGTCGTGGGAGACACGTGCGTCGCCGCCGTCTACCGCACCTCCGACCACTGGATTACGAACACCGCGCGCGGCGGCAAGACCTCGAACTGCCCCGTCACCGACGAGCTCGGAAAAATCTCGGTCGCCGCCGCGAAGGCGGTGGGCGGAGGGGTCGTCGCGGCCGACCTGTTCGAGACCGAAGAAGGCTACCTGGTAAACGAGGTGAACTATACGATGGAATTCCGAAACAGCATCGACGTCACGGGAGTAAACATCCCGGCGCACATGGTGGATTACGTGCTGCATGTGGGGGGCCTGCGATGA
- a CDS encoding isocitrate/isopropylmalate dehydrogenase family protein, which translates to MRICVLPGDGIGPEVTAVAVDVLKALPASFSFEHGEIGYGAYEKAGAPLPKETVEKVEAADATLMGAVTTPPNIPGYRSPVVELRRRFDLFVNLRPIKSMPHPTSREGVNFLLVRENTEGLYAGRERVEGDTAITERVITRRGSERILRYAFERARDGGFRTVTVVHKANVLRETCGLFRSVALDVAGDYPQVAMKEMLVDACAMNLISDPSSFEVIVTTNLFGDILGDEAAMLVGGLGLACSANIGAEVAVFEPVHGSAPDIAGRGTANPLASILSARLMLEHLGLAAEAKKVENAVARTLKDTEVTPDLGGSLTTREVGDAVIRHMRNEP; encoded by the coding sequence ATGAGGATCTGCGTTCTGCCCGGGGACGGCATCGGGCCCGAGGTCACGGCCGTCGCCGTGGACGTGCTCAAGGCGCTACCCGCCTCGTTTTCGTTCGAGCACGGGGAGATAGGCTACGGCGCTTACGAGAAAGCGGGCGCGCCGCTTCCGAAGGAGACGGTGGAGAAGGTCGAGGCGGCCGACGCGACCCTCATGGGAGCCGTGACGACGCCTCCCAACATTCCTGGATACCGCTCTCCCGTCGTGGAGCTGCGCAGGCGCTTCGACCTTTTCGTCAACTTGCGCCCCATCAAGTCCATGCCGCACCCGACGTCCCGCGAGGGGGTGAATTTTCTCCTGGTGAGGGAAAACACCGAGGGCCTGTACGCCGGGCGCGAGCGCGTGGAGGGGGACACGGCGATCACCGAGCGGGTGATAACGCGCCGCGGCTCGGAGCGGATCCTCCGGTACGCCTTCGAGCGGGCGCGGGACGGCGGCTTCCGAACGGTGACGGTGGTGCACAAGGCGAACGTCCTGCGCGAGACTTGCGGGCTGTTTCGAAGCGTGGCCCTGGACGTGGCGGGTGATTACCCCCAGGTAGCCATGAAGGAAATGCTGGTGGACGCGTGCGCGATGAACCTGATAAGCGACCCGTCGTCTTTCGAGGTGATCGTGACTACGAACCTGTTCGGAGATATACTCGGTGACGAGGCGGCCATGCTCGTCGGGGGGCTCGGGCTGGCCTGCTCGGCCAACATCGGCGCGGAGGTCGCGGTGTTCGAGCCCGTTCACGGCAGTGCCCCGGACATCGCGGGCAGGGGAACGGCGAACCCGCTCGCCTCGATTCTGTCCGCCCGGCTGATGCTCGAGCATCTGGGGCTCGCCGCGGAAGCGAAGAAAGTGGAGAACGCGGTCGCGCGGACGCTGAAAGACACCGAGGTGACGCCGGACCTCGGCGGCTCGCTCACCACGCGAGAGGTCGGGGACGCCGTGATACGGCATATGAGGAACGAACCATGA
- a CDS encoding 3-isopropylmalate dehydratase small subunit, translated as MSRVWKFGDDVNTDEIIPARHNITVVPEELARHAFCEVRPRFAEEVQPGDILVAGSNFGCGSSREHAPIAIKASGVACVVARSYARIFFRNAINIGLRVVECAQADELGDGHDARVDLASGRIMNRTTGKQFLADPMPPFVLKIVEAGGIVNFLKDHDIEELQ; from the coding sequence ATGAGTCGAGTGTGGAAGTTCGGTGACGACGTGAACACGGACGAGATCATCCCCGCACGACACAACATCACCGTCGTGCCGGAGGAGCTCGCCCGGCACGCGTTCTGCGAGGTGCGGCCGCGATTCGCCGAGGAAGTTCAACCGGGAGACATCCTCGTTGCGGGAAGCAATTTCGGCTGCGGCTCCTCACGGGAACACGCCCCCATCGCGATCAAGGCCTCCGGCGTGGCTTGCGTGGTCGCAAGGTCCTACGCGCGCATCTTTTTCCGCAACGCCATCAACATCGGGCTGCGCGTCGTGGAATGCGCGCAGGCGGACGAACTGGGGGACGGGCACGACGCCCGCGTGGATCTGGCGAGCGGCAGGATCATGAATCGGACGACGGGAAAGCAGTTCCTGGCGGATCCCATGCCACCCTTTGTGCTCAAGATCGTGGAGGCGGGCGGGATCGTGAATTTCCTGAAGGATCATGATATCGAGGAGTTGCAATGA
- a CDS encoding 3-isopropylmalate dehydratase large subunit, with amino-acid sequence MGTLVEEILSRKAGREVRAGEIALVDVDYMMTHDNTTPLAIEAWKRIGKPILDKDRIVVHFDHAYPPPNVAAAAAQKGIVDFLKKQEIFNFYRQGICHQVMIEEGFVTPGRVIVGGDSHTNTYGALGALAVGFGSTDIGVAWATGKTWLKVPQTISIRLKGATQKGVYAKDVMLHIVGSIGMNGATYKSMEFSGPYIDSLAMHDRIVFSNISTEAGAKCGLIAADDVTSDFLENHTYAKGPWEKTRPVDPQYEREVEIDVSSLSPQVACHPSVDNVKPIGEIAGLPIDEVFIGGCTNGRYEDLEIAASILKGRRVNRFTRTIITPASQKIFDKAMESGLTKIFHEAGCFTTATGCGACIGRHGGVLAPGERSFTTMNRNFIGRMGSPEAEIYLGSPAAAAATALEGKITDPRTIRSQHV; translated from the coding sequence ATGGGAACGCTGGTTGAGGAAATCCTTTCGAGAAAAGCCGGCCGAGAGGTTCGCGCCGGGGAGATCGCACTCGTCGACGTGGATTACATGATGACGCACGACAACACCACACCGCTTGCCATAGAGGCCTGGAAAAGAATCGGAAAGCCCATCCTGGACAAGGACAGGATCGTAGTGCATTTCGACCATGCGTATCCCCCGCCCAACGTGGCCGCCGCCGCGGCGCAAAAGGGAATCGTCGACTTCCTCAAGAAGCAGGAAATTTTCAACTTCTACCGCCAGGGGATCTGCCACCAGGTCATGATCGAGGAAGGTTTCGTAACTCCCGGCCGCGTGATCGTCGGCGGAGACTCCCACACGAACACCTACGGGGCGCTGGGCGCGCTCGCCGTGGGGTTCGGATCGACCGACATCGGAGTCGCGTGGGCGACGGGCAAGACGTGGCTCAAGGTCCCGCAAACCATCAGCATCCGTCTGAAAGGCGCGACGCAGAAGGGCGTGTACGCCAAGGACGTGATGCTGCACATTGTCGGCTCAATCGGAATGAACGGGGCCACCTACAAGTCCATGGAATTCTCCGGCCCTTACATCGACTCGCTTGCGATGCATGACCGGATCGTGTTTTCGAACATCTCCACCGAGGCCGGGGCGAAATGCGGGCTGATTGCCGCGGACGACGTGACCTCGGATTTTTTGGAGAATCACACCTACGCAAAGGGCCCGTGGGAGAAGACCCGGCCCGTGGATCCCCAATACGAGCGGGAAGTCGAGATCGACGTGTCGTCGCTTTCGCCGCAGGTCGCGTGCCACCCCAGCGTGGACAACGTCAAGCCCATCGGCGAGATCGCGGGGCTGCCGATCGACGAAGTGTTCATCGGCGGCTGCACCAACGGCCGATACGAGGATCTCGAGATCGCGGCTTCCATTCTGAAGGGCAGGCGCGTAAACCGGTTCACGCGGACGATCATCACCCCCGCCAGCCAGAAGATTTTCGACAAGGCCATGGAAAGCGGCTTGACTAAAATTTTTCACGAGGCGGGATGCTTCACGACCGCCACAGGCTGCGGGGCATGCATCGGACGGCACGGCGGCGTCCTCGCGCCCGGCGAGCGCTCGTTCACCACGATGAATCGCAACTTCATCGGCAGGATGGGATCGCCGGAAGCGGAAATCTACCTGGGCAGCCCGGCGGCCGCGGCAGCCACCGCCTTGGAAGGAAAAATCACCGACCCGCGAACGATCCGGAGCCAGCACGTATGA
- a CDS encoding 2-isopropylmalate synthase, translating into MVRILDATLREGEQTPGVCFDPHIKLAIAQLLDEVGVDIIEGGHPAVAPEIKQVVKTLASKGLRATVSAHARSTESDLSLALECGVGFLGIFYCVSDERLSGVHRKDLGTAVEHITRAIRYAKQRSPDLVVRYTPEDTVRSAFRNVAEASVAAVQAGADVISVADTTGYMIPGTKNNMYDFIRRLRKAFDEAGVHPKLAVHCHNDRGLALVNALDAYRAGVDIIDACVLGLGERSGIVDLAQLLTVLKADFEEGSGWNLAKLPALYELVSKHSGVPVPVTFPVVGENAFTHCAGVHTQAAIQNPLHYQSLDPALVGREMKISLDHMSGMASVRYALEQAGIRGLDEELERAVLNRVKTIGRTGRTVGASELPYIVEWCRKQAGGSDGNAG; encoded by the coding sequence ATGGTGCGGATTCTTGACGCTACGCTCCGAGAAGGGGAGCAGACGCCGGGAGTGTGTTTCGACCCCCACATCAAGCTCGCCATCGCGCAGCTCCTGGACGAGGTGGGGGTGGACATCATCGAAGGCGGCCACCCCGCCGTCGCCCCCGAGATCAAGCAGGTTGTAAAGACCCTCGCGAGCAAGGGCCTCCGGGCCACGGTGAGCGCGCACGCGAGGTCCACCGAAAGCGACCTATCTCTCGCCCTCGAATGCGGCGTGGGGTTTTTGGGCATCTTCTACTGCGTCTCCGACGAACGGCTGAGCGGCGTCCACCGCAAGGACCTCGGCACGGCCGTCGAGCACATCACCCGGGCGATTCGATACGCCAAACAGAGGAGCCCCGACCTCGTCGTCCGCTACACGCCGGAGGACACCGTGCGCAGCGCGTTCCGGAACGTAGCCGAGGCCTCCGTTGCGGCCGTCCAAGCGGGAGCCGACGTCATCAGCGTCGCCGACACGACCGGTTACATGATCCCGGGCACGAAGAACAACATGTACGATTTCATACGCAGACTGCGGAAAGCCTTCGACGAGGCCGGCGTCCATCCCAAGCTCGCCGTCCACTGCCACAACGACCGGGGGCTGGCCCTAGTCAACGCGCTCGACGCCTACCGGGCGGGCGTCGACATCATAGACGCGTGCGTGCTCGGCCTCGGCGAGCGCAGCGGCATCGTGGACCTGGCGCAGCTGCTGACGGTGCTGAAGGCCGACTTCGAGGAGGGCTCCGGCTGGAACCTCGCGAAGCTGCCAGCGCTGTACGAGTTGGTCAGCAAGCATTCCGGCGTGCCGGTACCCGTGACGTTCCCCGTCGTCGGGGAAAACGCGTTCACGCACTGCGCGGGAGTGCACACCCAGGCCGCCATACAAAACCCCCTCCACTACCAAAGCCTCGACCCGGCGCTGGTCGGACGGGAGATGAAAATTTCCCTCGACCACATGTCCGGCATGGCGTCGGTCCGCTACGCGCTGGAGCAGGCCGGGATCCGCGGCCTGGACGAAGAGCTTGAGCGGGCGGTGCTCAATCGCGTGAAAACCATCGGCCGGACGGGAAGGACCGTCGGGGCGAGCGAGCTGCCCTACATCGTAGAGTGGTGCCGGAAACAGGCGGGCGGAAGCGATGGGAACGCTGGTTGA
- the lysW gene encoding lysine biosynthesis protein LysW encodes MSECPVCGAEVKLKEDTVHGELLSCGDCGTELEVKGTHPSFTLAEAPQEEEDWGQ; translated from the coding sequence ATGAGCGAATGCCCGGTATGCGGAGCCGAAGTTAAACTGAAGGAAGACACGGTTCATGGAGAATTGCTCTCCTGCGGTGATTGCGGGACCGAACTGGAGGTCAAGGGAACCCATCCCTCCTTCACGCTGGCTGAAGCCCCCCAGGAGGAAGAAGACTGGGGGCAGTGA
- a CDS encoding saccharopine dehydrogenase NADP-binding domain-containing protein, producing MKRVLIMGVGAQGSTIAKRLDEEKNVSEIICADYDLKAAETLGNTLKKAKPIQIDAGDVQSIVKAADGADIIVNGVPIDYNLNVIEAALQSNACYMDLCITDVEENSIMDSAKYMFTVMDKRFKEKGLLALTNTGSGPGLANVIARESVDKMDSCDRIEINVYEGIWTKKFIPFWWAPEVAFEDMADNPTRFENGEYVQTTPFANPIMIKFRGIDSEKRLVDHAHEEPITMGFYADKYLKGVKTVIFRFGGPHVELAEALYKMGFLTEKKREYEGMKYTPFDLVIEHAPDAPKYPEEIQAIIKEGLITEEAAFQVKVEGQKDGKPIRIVNYGNGPGLIESFEKSGLSHESYFTGQCAFVFSKLLVEDVIKQKGLIAPEALDAEERKYFFKEAAKLDITVDQIIEQRICE from the coding sequence ATGAAGCGTGTATTGATAATGGGTGTTGGCGCCCAGGGTAGCACAATTGCCAAACGCCTGGATGAAGAAAAAAATGTATCGGAAATTATCTGCGCGGACTATGATTTAAAGGCTGCCGAAACACTCGGCAATACTTTGAAAAAAGCAAAACCCATTCAGATAGATGCCGGTGATGTTCAGAGTATTGTAAAAGCGGCGGATGGCGCCGATATTATCGTGAACGGCGTGCCGATAGATTATAACCTGAATGTTATTGAAGCCGCGCTTCAGTCAAATGCCTGTTATATGGACTTGTGCATTACTGACGTTGAAGAAAATTCAATTATGGACTCAGCCAAATACATGTTCACTGTTATGGATAAAAGATTTAAGGAAAAAGGACTGCTCGCTTTGACAAATACCGGTTCAGGTCCGGGCCTGGCCAATGTCATTGCCAGAGAATCTGTTGATAAAATGGATTCATGCGACCGGATCGAAATAAACGTATATGAAGGTATATGGACAAAAAAGTTTATCCCTTTCTGGTGGGCACCTGAGGTTGCTTTTGAGGATATGGCTGATAACCCAACGAGATTTGAAAACGGTGAATATGTTCAAACAACACCTTTTGCCAACCCGATTATGATTAAGTTCAGAGGCATTGATTCAGAAAAGAGACTGGTTGATCATGCTCACGAAGAGCCGATTACCATGGGATTTTATGCGGATAAATACCTGAAAGGCGTTAAGACTGTCATTTTCAGATTTGGAGGCCCACATGTGGAGCTTGCAGAGGCTTTATACAAAATGGGATTCCTGACAGAAAAGAAAAGAGAGTATGAAGGGATGAAATACACCCCGTTTGATCTGGTTATAGAACATGCGCCGGACGCACCAAAATATCCGGAAGAAATTCAAGCTATTATCAAAGAAGGTCTTATCACGGAGGAAGCCGCTTTTCAGGTAAAAGTCGAAGGCCAGAAGGACGGAAAACCTATTCGCATAGTAAACTATGGCAACGGCCCCGGACTCATTGAATCATTTGAGAAATCAGGCCTGAGCCATGAATCTTATTTTACCGGCCAGTGCGCGTTTGTTTTTTCCAAGTTGTTGGTGGAAGATGTAATTAAGCAGAAAGGGTTAATCGCGCCTGAAGCATTAGATGCTGAAGAAAGAAAATATTTTTTCAAAGAAGCCGCTAAACTGGATATAACTGTCGATCAAATAATTGAACAAAGGATTTGTGAATAG
- a CDS encoding saccharopine dehydrogenase NADP-binding domain-containing protein, with amino-acid sequence MKRVLIIGVGAQGGTIAKRLDEEKNVSEIICADYDLKAAETLGNTLKKAKSIQVDAGDVQNIVKAADGADIIVNGLPTDYNPNVMEAALLSNACYMDLCATYIEGQSLVDSCKHLFFKDKRFKEKGLLALTNTGSAPGMANVLARESVEQMDSCDRIEMNVYEGIWSKKFIPFWWSPEVAFEDMAKNPTRFENGKFVHTAPFDNPIIMKFRGIDKEIRMVDHSHEEPVTMGVHADKYLKGVKTIIFRYGGPHVEIAEALYKMGFLTMKEKEYEGMKYIPFDLVIANAPPAPKYPEEIQAIIDEGLILEEGAYQVKVEGQKDGKPICIVNYVNAPALIESFKKSGLSHESYFTGQCAYVFAKMMVEDVIKQKGTIAPEALGAEERKYFFKESAKLDITVDQIIEQRICE; translated from the coding sequence ATGAAGCGTGTATTGATAATAGGTGTTGGCGCCCAGGGCGGCACAATTGCCAAACGCCTGGATGAAGAAAAAAATGTATCGGAAATTATCTGCGCGGACTATGATTTAAAGGCTGCCGAAACACTCGGCAATACTTTGAAAAAAGCAAAATCCATCCAGGTGGATGCCGGTGATGTTCAGAATATTGTAAAAGCGGCGGATGGCGCCGATATTATCGTGAACGGCCTGCCGACAGATTATAACCCGAATGTTATGGAAGCCGCGCTTCTGTCAAATGCCTGTTATATGGACTTATGCGCGACTTATATTGAAGGACAGTCACTCGTAGACTCATGCAAACATCTGTTCTTTAAGGATAAAAGATTTAAGGAAAAAGGACTGCTTGCTTTAACAAATACCGGTTCAGCTCCGGGCATGGCCAATGTCCTTGCCAGAGAATCTGTTGAACAAATGGATTCATGCGACCGTATCGAAATGAACGTATATGAAGGTATATGGTCAAAAAAGTTTATCCCTTTCTGGTGGTCACCTGAGGTTGCTTTTGAGGATATGGCTAAGAACCCGACGAGATTTGAAAACGGTAAATTTGTTCATACAGCACCTTTTGACAACCCGATTATTATGAAGTTCAGAGGCATTGATAAAGAGATCAGAATGGTTGATCATTCTCACGAAGAGCCGGTTACCATGGGAGTTCATGCAGATAAATACCTGAAAGGCGTTAAGACTATCATTTTCAGATATGGAGGCCCACATGTGGAGATTGCAGAGGCTTTATACAAAATGGGATTCCTGACAATGAAGGAAAAAGAGTATGAAGGGATGAAATACATCCCGTTTGATCTGGTTATAGCAAATGCGCCGCCCGCACCAAAATATCCGGAAGAAATTCAAGCTATTATCGACGAAGGTCTTATCTTGGAGGAGGGCGCTTATCAGGTAAAAGTCGAAGGCCAGAAGGACGGAAAACCTATTTGCATAGTAAACTATGTCAACGCCCCCGCACTCATTGAATCATTTAAGAAATCAGGCCTGAGCCATGAATCTTATTTTACCGGCCAGTGCGCGTATGTTTTTGCCAAGATGATGGTGGAAGATGTAATTAAGCAGAAAGGTACAATCGCGCCTGAAGCATTAGGCGCTGAAGAAAGAAAATATTTTTTCAAAGAATCTGCTAAACTGGATATAACCGTCGATCAAATAATTGAACAAAGGATTTGTGAATAG
- a CDS encoding tyrosine-type recombinase/integrase — protein MVAFLPFNLHCAKRFATRLLERGAPIYEAQLLLGHTRVTTTEIYAHLQPKRLHHTIDLLEATEKIVKIA, from the coding sequence ATAGTTGCATTTTTGCCTTTTAACTTACATTGTGCTAAAAGATTCGCCACCCGCTTGTTGGAGCGCGGCGCGCCCATCTACGAAGCGCAACTGCTCCTTGGCCATACCCGCGTTACGACGACGGAAATCTACGCGCACTTGCAGCCGAAGCGACTCCATCATACAATAGATCTTCTCGAAGCGACCGAGAAGATTGTAAAGATAGCCTGA
- a CDS encoding patatin-like phospholipase family protein, whose product MPSLLKKSPWARLLPPRLHVGVALGGGAARALAHVGVLKVLAQAEIPIHVVTGCSLGAITGGCYASSLDALEVERKVLDYLESEAFQRKVLDLFRVPRDQVNRFSLMRFLKQGIYYGRILFHPSFFTMEEFERAIAGVVPDTRIEDLKIPFACNAAHLYTGRERVFEAGPLRPALMASSAIPGIFPPVVIGKEAYIDGGWVDPIPVRLARQLGADFVIAVDVSYHVRANVEYRSGFSVVSRGLEIKTHRLIELSRLFADVVIRVEMDDIAWVDFVRVREIIARGEAAARQALAGMLKKIRRRKRKIRIPFREELLRLLK is encoded by the coding sequence ATGCCATCCCTGCTCAAGAAGTCGCCTTGGGCGAGACTTCTGCCGCCTAGATTGCATGTGGGCGTGGCCCTGGGCGGCGGCGCGGCGCGCGCGCTGGCGCACGTCGGCGTCCTGAAGGTGCTCGCCCAAGCGGAGATTCCGATCCATGTGGTTACGGGTTGCAGCCTCGGCGCCATCACAGGGGGCTGCTACGCTTCGAGCCTCGACGCCCTGGAAGTGGAGCGCAAAGTTCTGGACTATCTCGAAAGCGAGGCGTTTCAAAGGAAGGTGCTGGATTTGTTTCGCGTCCCGCGAGACCAAGTCAATCGTTTCAGCCTCATGCGGTTTCTTAAGCAGGGCATTTATTACGGGCGCATTCTGTTTCACCCTTCGTTTTTTACGATGGAAGAATTCGAGCGCGCCATCGCGGGGGTGGTGCCCGACACCCGGATTGAGGATTTGAAGATTCCTTTCGCATGCAATGCGGCCCATCTTTACACGGGCCGGGAAAGGGTCTTCGAGGCGGGCCCCCTTCGCCCCGCCCTGATGGCGAGTTCCGCCATTCCGGGGATCTTTCCGCCGGTGGTCATCGGCAAGGAAGCCTACATTGACGGTGGGTGGGTGGACCCGATCCCCGTGCGCCTCGCGCGTCAGCTCGGTGCCGATTTCGTCATCGCCGTGGACGTTTCCTACCATGTGCGCGCTAACGTGGAGTATCGGAGCGGATTCAGCGTAGTGAGCCGGGGCCTGGAGATCAAGACTCATCGCCTGATCGAGCTGTCGCGCCTGTTCGCCGACGTGGTCATCCGCGTGGAGATGGACGACATCGCGTGGGTCGACTTCGTGCGGGTGCGCGAGATTATCGCCCGCGGAGAGGCCGCCGCCCGGCAGGCGCTTGCCGGGATGTTGAAAAAAATTCGCCGGCGGAAGCGGAAGATACGCATTCCCTTCCGGGAAGAGTTGCTTAGGCTGCTGAAATGA
- the tmk gene encoding dTMP kinase, translating into MFITLEGGEGSGKSTQAKLLTKWLRKELHMIVLLTREPGGGTEIGEQIHRTVHSQRTVEELAEEYRKSDPIFSRQLRRILLHIESAKLDPVVEALLYSADRKEHVPIIKDSLERGWIVVSDRFLDSTTVYQGYGHGVDLKFIKTLHRHVVEDCLPDLTIYLDVDPEEGLRRARQRNRRRRTSEREGRFEAKRLDFHQKVRDGYLELARQEPDRVRVVDGGSSVETVQERVREIAGSCIRDLTLKEPHRIYKASKLKKSRGR; encoded by the coding sequence TTGTTCATTACCCTCGAAGGAGGCGAGGGCTCCGGCAAGAGCACGCAGGCGAAGCTTTTGACGAAGTGGCTGCGCAAGGAGCTGCACATGATAGTGCTCTTGACCCGCGAGCCGGGAGGCGGCACGGAAATCGGAGAACAGATCCATAGAACGGTCCATTCCCAGCGCACCGTTGAGGAACTGGCCGAAGAATACCGAAAATCCGATCCTATCTTTTCGAGGCAGCTGCGGAGAATCCTTCTCCATATTGAAAGCGCCAAGCTGGATCCCGTAGTCGAGGCGCTCCTTTACAGCGCCGACCGAAAGGAGCATGTCCCCATCATCAAAGATTCCCTTGAACGGGGATGGATCGTTGTCTCTGACCGTTTTCTCGACTCGACCACGGTCTATCAAGGTTATGGTCATGGGGTTGATCTGAAATTCATTAAAACGCTGCACCGACACGTCGTGGAAGATTGTCTGCCTGATCTGACGATTTACCTCGATGTAGATCCAGAGGAGGGTCTTCGTCGCGCCCGTCAGCGAAACCGCCGGAGGAGAACATCGGAGCGTGAGGGTCGCTTCGAAGCAAAGCGCCTCGACTTTCACCAGAAGGTGCGCGATGGCTACCTTGAGCTCGCGAGACAAGAGCCCGATCGCGTTCGAGTGGTGGATGGCGGCTCGTCGGTCGAGACGGTGCAGGAGCGGGTTCGCGAAATCGCAGGATCCTGTATTCGCGATCTCACATTGAAGGAGCCGCATCGCATCTATAAAGCGAGCAAGCTCAAGAAATCCCGTGGACGCTAA